The window ACCGTCTGCGTATACGGCCCAGACCCCGACCATCCGCCGGTGGTCAGCGTAAGCTGCGTGCGGTACGGAGTCCCTTTTGCATTCCAGGCTGCGCGCTCGCCGTCGGATAGGTGTTGGCTGGTATCCGCAGTGTGCGCATGAAAACTGTCCCATGTGATCATCCCGGCCGGGTCGACTGTGACCGTCACGCTGTCCGCGTTGCCGTAGGCGAACACATACGACCAGTCGGACGTAAAGCCGGGGCTTTCGGCATCGGCCGGAATGACGTCGCCCGTTTCGTCCTGCACAAGCGCATACAGGATTTCTTCCTCCGCATCCTGTGCCTTGGCATAAAAGCCCAGCTGGTGCATGGTGTACCCGGCTTCCAGCCCGGCATTGGATAAGAGCACCTGCACCTTTGTCTTGGCGTCCTCCAGCGGCGTCGCCGGTTGGAGCGACAGCGTTTGCCGTTCTTCGGTCACAGCGGTCTGCGCCGCCAGTTCCCCTTCGGCAAGTCCGGCACCGGTCACCGCCCGCGTAAACACCAGCCCCTTGCCGGTGCCAAGCAGCGCCGCTTGCAGGCGATGCCCCGCGTCGGTAATGACCGCGTTTGTCCAGCTCATAACTTCACCTCGTATTGTCCGTAATGTTTGGCCCGCACGCCTGCGGCTGCGAGCCGCGTCACCGCCTGCGTTTCGCGCATCAGCCGTGCCAGGACGGCAAACGCCAAATGCGCCGGGATGACCGCGCGCAGGGCCTGCCGCACATTTTCCATGTTGGTGGGTATGCCGTCCCAGCTGCGAAACAGCACCTCGATGCGATACTCCGGAGCGTAATAGTCCACCTGCGCGGCGACCCCCTGCCAGGAGCCGCAGATCGCACGGATTTTTTCCAGGTCGCTTTTGCCGGTCATGCTGCGCCACTTGGCGATTAGCGCGCTGCGGCGCTCCTCGATGGGGGCGGATTCACCCGGCGTCAGCCCGGCAATGCGTTCCTCGATTGCCAGCGCCCAGGTCATGGCGTCGGGAAAGACTTGCGCTGCCGTATCGCGCGCCGCTTGCCGCTGCGCTTCGTCCTGCGCTCCCAGGGCAGACAGCAACGCGACCACCCAGGCATCGCGCCGGTAAGCCACCGGCAGGCTTTGCAGCATATCATCATGCTCCTGCATAGCTGAGCGTCACCTCCCCAAGTACGGCCGCTTCCCGTTCTCCGACCGAGATGTTGGCCGTGCCGCCGTTTATTTGCAGGTTTTCAAAGTCGAGTACGCCCGGCGCGTCCAAAATCGCAGCCGCGATCTGGCCGAAAGACACATAATCCTGCTGAAACACGATGCTGGCCAGATAGGCGCTCACGGCGTCCTGGATGGCAGCCGTCACGCTCTCCTCGTCTGCCGTGTCCAATTTGGTCACGCTGGCGCTGACCGAAATGCTCTTTTCGCTCGCCGCGCTGACATAGCACTGCGCGCCGATCGGCGCTTCGCCCGCGCCTTCGCCGGTGCTGCCGGGGTCGATGTACTCTTGCACGGTCTGCACCAGCTCCGCGGGGGCGGGCTGGCCGTTGCTGTCCACCAGCACCACGTCCACCGTGTTCGCGCCATGCCCCAAGGGGAATACCTTGGCATGCCCGACGCCCGCCACTTCGAGCGCCCAGCTTTGATAATGGTAGACATTGCCCGAGGTCGGCGGGGTGCGCACCTTGAGCAGATGGCGCGCATAATACTCGGCGTCCGATTCCTCATCATAGCCGCCGGTCATCGGTTCCGGGTTGTCGCAGGCCGTAATGCCCTGGATGGTCACCGGCATCTGGGTGATGCTGTGCGCGGGCAGGTTCCCAGCTGCGCCGTCCGACCGGCAGATGACCGGCACGTCGCCCTCGCCGGTGACAGTGACCGTCTGCGCGGCCTGGAAGGCCACCCCGCCGCCGGATGCAAACAGGTCGCCCTGCTGCACCGTGCCGGTGCCGGTCACGTGGACGATGCCCTCGGCAAAGGTGGCCTGCCGCCGTTCGATGCCGCTGCGCGGGAAGATATAGCGGTCCAGGTCGCTGCCGGTCAGGTTCTCCGGGTCGAGCGATGCCCGCATGGCGGCGACCTCCTCGTCGGTGCCCTCCATGCGCAGCGCAGCCGCTGCCAGCAGGTCATAGGTCGGGAAGCCGACCGTTTTTTGATAGCTGTCCGGCAGCGCGTCCAAAAGTTTTTGTAAAATCTCATCCGCCGACATAGGCGCTCACCTCCGTTTGTTCTCCGGTGCGCAGCCGGACGGTAAAGGCTACCTCCATGCCGCGCCGCAGGCGGGTAAAGACAAAGCTGTCCACCGCCGCCACGGCCGGACAAAAGGCCGCCGTGTCGCGGATGTTACGCTCGATTTCGGCCTGTGCCCAGCCGAGCGGTGCCCGCTGGCCGAGCACCGACCGGCTGACGCCCGGCTGCTGCTGGCCCTCAAAACGGTAGATGGGCACGCCGCCTGGCTCCTGCCGCAGCATGAGCGCGAACCAGCGCCGCACCGCTTCCGCGCCCGTGCATTCGGCCGGGGTGCCGTCCACCAGACGGAACGCGCCCGTCCGTTTGTCCGGTGCGTCAAAGTCAAACACCGGTACGCGCTGCACCTCGTCTGCCGGGATGGTTTCCCGGCTGTTCCATGTAAACATGTTATCCTCCGATCTTGTCCAGCACGAGCGCGCCGCTGCCTGCCAGCAGGACGGCGGCACGGTCCCCGGTCTGCCAGGTACGCGACGCTGCGGCGGCCGTCAGCACCATGCCGGTGTCTGCGGTAAAAAGCAGGCTGCCGTCGCCGCTTGCAAAGGTCAGTGGGCTGGTCGATTCACAGCGCAGCTCCCGCCAGCCGGGGTCTTTCCCCGCGCGGGACAGGCGCTTGAGCCTGCGCGCCAGCGCTACATCATAGCTGCTCAAAGCGTATCCTCCTTAGTCCCAGGGCGAGCAAAAGCCGTCGATCTCGCTCAAGCTGCGCGTCATGCGCCGCACCATGTCTGAGCAGTTGCCCTCAATGGTCTGCACTTGGCTGCCGCTCGCGCTCTCGACGATGCCGGTATGGCTCGCGCCCGTCTTTTGAATCATAATGTCGCCCGTCTTGGGGCGGTATCCGCTCGCAACCGTGTGATACTTGCCCCGCGCCGAAAACCAGTCGCGCAGGCCGCTCACGCTGCCGATGTTCGTCGGGATGGGTGCATCCGCCTGTGCGCCGCACCAGCACACGAAATAGGCACACCAGGCCACGCCGTCATTGCCCGCCCAGGCCCCATATTTGTTTTGGTTGCCCGGCCCTTCGCGGTATCCGATTTCGCCCGCCGCGGTCTGGACAAAGGCAGATGCGCTGCCGGTCCCGGTGCTGTCGGTGCCGGTGCCGCTTCCGGCTCCGATGCTCGCCGGAAAGCCGTAGACCTCCACGGTATCGGCTGCCTGCGGCACGGCCCGCGGTTGAGAAAGCGCCGATAGTTCCAGTTCCATCGTGTGCCCCGCGCCGCCGTAGTGATGCACGACGCGCGTGACCCGGTGAGCGCCCATGATGCCGAAGGCCGGGGAATTGAACTGGAGCACCACGCCGCTTTTGACTGCATCGCTGCCCCAAATCTCGCTGACCGTGCGCGTCGCCGCAACCCGGTCGCTCTGCGCGAGCAAGCTGCGCACCATGGCTTCGAGCTGGGCCGCGCCGGGGTCCTCGCTGACGCTTTCGACCGTCTGCAAGTAGCCATACTGCGCGATGCTCGCCGCATTGCTGGCCTGCGCGCCGATGTAGGTCGTCTGGTCGTCCCCGGCCACGATCTTGACCGCGTTGGCCATGTCGGTGATGCTGTCCTCGCCCGACACCTGCCCGAGCGCCCAGGTGATATCAAAGGCCGCCACGTTGTCGGCCGGTTTGTGATAGGCGGTGATGGGCGTCGTGCCCAGCGTTTCGACTTGCAGCGCACCGTCCCGCACGAACGAATGATAGGTCTTGCCGGTCGCGGCGCTGCATGCGTCCAGCACGTCGCCGATGATGTCGGACGGGGTATCGCCCGCCCAGATTTGGGTGATCGTCTGCGCGGGCACGTCGATGCTGCCCGCCGGGATACCGGCCAGGGCGCACGCCCGGCGGATGACCTCGGCCGCGGGCGCGGCCCGCGCCTGCAAGACGACCTGGCTCTTGCCCAGATACCAGCCCCGGTCATAGGCGGTGACGCTGCCGTCCAGCCCGACGGTCACGACCACGCCCGACCAGACATCGACGCCATGGTTGCGGATGCGCAGCTTGCTGCCCGGTTCCAGCACCCCGGTCGGCACATACCGGTCCCAGGGGCTGACCAGCAGGGTAAAGCCCACTTCCACGGCCAGCGTTTCCAGGTCGTCGGTCGCGGTCAGGTCGCCCACCAGGGGTGTGATATCTTTCAGCGTGCCGCCGCTGTCTAGCAGCACACGATGGTCGTCTGCTCGATCTGCCATGCGTCCCGCCCCCTTACTGGATAAACCGGTATTCGGTCACGGCGATGCTGTACGCGATATCGCCGTTACGTTTGACGCTTGGCTCGAAGGTATCCACCGTGCAAGCCATGTTCAGCCGGCTGACGCCCTGGCTGTCCAGCACGATCATCCGAAACGGCACCTTGCGCTGCCGCCAGCGCTCAAAGAAGCTGACATAGGCCCAGCCGTCCTCGAGCGCTTCGGCGGGCATGAAGCCATACCGCCGCCCGACCGGGAAAAAGCTGTTCCAGGAAAGCGTGCGCAGGCCCATGGTGCCGATGCGGCGATAGTCCTGGCTTAAACCGGTATAGGTTTCGCTGTGCTGCTCGGGCTGGGGCAGCGGGAAGTCCACCGGCACATGGGGCAGCACAAAGACTTCCTCGTTGTTGTTGACACTGAAAATCACTTGATAAGCCATTTATCCCCCTTTCCCAAACAAAAAACGCCCCATCTCTGCCAACTTGACAAAGACGGAGCGCGCGCGCTATAATACAGATACAAAGGGACGCTGTTACAGCAGTCAGACCCGGAGTTTAGTCAATCTAAATGTTGACCGCTCGGATGCAGCTGAGCGGTCAACGCGCTTTTATGGTGAATATGTACAGCAGCATGGCTGCACACATCAAAAGCTGAAAAGCCTTTTTTCCCATACGCACCACCTCCCCTCGCGGTAAAATGCGCCGGGGAAAGGTGGGTCTTGACCGCCATTATGTAACAGCGTCCGCCCTGATTATAGCATACGCTGTCGTTCTTTGTCTACCAGCCGCCCTTTGGGGCGGCTTTTGTTTTACACATTGTCTATCGCGCGCAGCACCTTACCCACGACGATCTCGCCCAGCTCGTCGGCATACTGCCGGTTGCCGATCACGTTGCCCTGCACGATGACATAGAGGTTTATATTGCGCCCGCCTGCCATCTTCTCGGACACGTCATGCGGGATGATGCGCGTGCCGTTCGGCAGGTCGATAATCTCACCGCCGCGCTCGTGTACGGCGGTCGGGCCGCCGCGCCAGTAACTCGTGCCCAGGGCGTTGTGCCCATGGCTGTCGTCATATTTGGTCGTGACCTTGACCTCTTTGTTGGTGTCCATGCCAAGGAAGTCCTTGACCTTATTGATGAGGCCGCCGACCGCATCTTTGACCTTGTCGAATGTTTCCTTGACCTTGTTGACCGCACCAAGGAAGGTATCTACAAAAAAGTCTTTGAGTTTCCCGGCCCATTCGAGAACGGAATTAAATGCGTTGGTAATCGCATCTTTGATGCCCTGGAATTTCTCCTTCACCGTTTCCCACAGGGCCAGCGCTCCTGCTTTGATGGTGTCCCAATTTTTGTAGATGGCGATGCCGATGGCGACCAGGGCCGCAATCGCACCAACTACAATCAGAATCACCGGATTTGCAGCAAGTAGGCCCATCAGGGCTTTGATTGCACCCCCAGCGGCGCTTCCCATTTTCAAAAGGCCGCCTCCGGCCGAGCCGATGCCTTGGGTCAAACCGGTCAGCGCCGTATCCAAGCCGCCTTTCATAACGCTCAGCAATTTGGGCAACGGGTTGCCCGCCAAGGTGGCGATCGTCTTGCCGAACCTACCAAGGGTCATGATGGCGCTGGCCGTATCGCTGCCAAACTTTAAAAGCTTCATGCCAGCAAAGGCCACAGCGATTTTTTGAATCGCCCCTGCAAGCATCTCCCGGTTATCCAAAACCCATTGAAAGCCCTGCTTTGCCAGTTCCAGGCCTTTGGCAACACCCTGGTCGACTTTGGCCGCAAAGGCTGAAAAATCGGCCGACTGGGTCCAGGACGCAAAGGCTTCTGCCTGCTCGGTCAAGATCGCAAGCGCCGACCCTTCTCGGAATCCACCACCTTCCTGGGCGCCGAGCATCTCCAAAATTCCGTTTTTGGCTTTGACTGACGCATCGCCCAGTTTTGACAGGGATTTCTGTAAATCCAAACTGTGCTCCCGGCTGTCCATCATGGCGTCGTTGTTCGCATAGAACGCATGCGCCGAATCGTTGTATAGCCCCAGCATGGTGTCCATAATCAGCCGGTTGCGTTCGCTTTCACTACTACACGCTTCGAGCTGCTTAGCGTGCCATTCTTCGTCCGCGCTACGGGTTTGCCCCCGTGGTTAAAATTCATCACGACATCGCGCATTTCCGCTCCCGAAAATGCGTTTCGGTCGATGACTTCTTTGTACTGGATGCCGTCATACTCGTACAGCACGGTTTCCTGGTCGAAAACCGCAGCGTATCCTTCGACACGGCATTGTTTTTGCCCGTCGCCGCCTTCCTGCGGCAGCGCCCGCACCTCAAAGGTACGGTAATCACGGGTTTCCGGCGTGATCGCCATTGTCGTCGTCCTCCTTTGGTTCGGTGTTCAATTTGGACACGTCCGACACCTCTGCATATTCCTTGCGGATAAAATACCGGTCGCCGTCCTTGACTGGCGGCATGTTGAAGATTTCCAGGCCCATGTTGTGGGTCAAAAAGCCGCGGTCAAACAGCTGCGTCACGATATTCAGCTTGGTGTTGTTGCTCGCGTATTGCAGGCGGTTGGCCGTTGCGATGATGCCCGCGCCCTGCGCGATCTCGGCGGGCGTAAAGGTCATCGCGGTCAGCACGAGCGAAAGCTGGATGGCAAACGGCTCGATGCTGCCCTCGTAGTAGGCGTTCCACTCGTCCTCGGTGTAGGTGTTGGTCAGGATTTTCTCATTCGTGCCGAAATAGCTGAACACGCTCTGCCGAATCAGCTCTTGCTGACGTGGGTTGACCACCAGCGCCGTGCTCTCGATCTGCTTGACATCCGCATACTTGTTGTCAAACATCATCACGCCCGTGTCGTTTCCTGCGAGGTTGTCCGCGGCAAAGCGTTTGCGCTCCGCGTCAATGTCTTTGGGCTTGACATTGCCCGTAATCCGCGCGAGAAAGCGTATCGTAGTCGCGTTTTTGATGCCGTTGATAATGCCCTCATCCTGTGTGTGCATGACCTGCAAGGTCGGGGTCAGCGGACGGTTATCCGACCCGAAAAAGTCGTCCTCGTACTGGTGCTGGGTCAAAATCCCCGCGCGGGACAGTTCGATCGCCGCGCTCTGCCCGCCCCAGAAGTGGTACAGCAGATACGGCTCGCCGCTTACCTCGCGGATGCTGGACTGCTGCGGCAGGACGGGGAAATACCCGACGAGCCTGCCCGCCGTGTCCTCCACCGGCACGATAAAGGCGTTGTTCTGCACCATGTAGATGGTGGCGAGCCGCGCGAGGAACTTGCTGGCATCCATCCACGGGTTGGGCTGCTGCCCGAGTACGTGCTTAAGCTCCGGCCGCGCGTCGCCCACCAGTTCCAGATGCAGCTTGCTGCAATGTCTGGCAAAGGTCGCAATCGCTGCGCGCGTCAGCTCCATCTCATACAGCCCGCCGCGGTAGGTCGTGTAGACCGGCTGATAGGCGGTGAGCGTCTTGAAGTACGCCCGCATATCCCCGCCCGGCGGCGGCCGATGAAATAGCTTTTCAAAAAGCCCCATGTCATGCCTCCTCG of the Intestinibacillus sp. Marseille-P6563 genome contains:
- a CDS encoding putative phage tail protein — its product is MQEHDDMLQSLPVAYRRDAWVVALLSALGAQDEAQRQAARDTAAQVFPDAMTWALAIEERIAGLTPGESAPIEERRSALIAKWRSMTGKSDLEKIRAICGSWQGVAAQVDYYAPEYRIEVLFRSWDGIPTNMENVRQALRAVIPAHLAFAVLARLMRETQAVTRLAAAGVRAKHYGQYEVKL
- a CDS encoding baseplate J/gp47 family protein — protein: MSADEILQKLLDALPDSYQKTVGFPTYDLLAAAALRMEGTDEEVAAMRASLDPENLTGSDLDRYIFPRSGIERRQATFAEGIVHVTGTGTVQQGDLFASGGGVAFQAAQTVTVTGEGDVPVICRSDGAAGNLPAHSITQMPVTIQGITACDNPEPMTGGYDEESDAEYYARHLLKVRTPPTSGNVYHYQSWALEVAGVGHAKVFPLGHGANTVDVVLVDSNGQPAPAELVQTVQEYIDPGSTGEGAGEAPIGAQCYVSAASEKSISVSASVTKLDTADEESVTAAIQDAVSAYLASIVFQQDYVSFGQIAAAILDAPGVLDFENLQINGGTANISVGEREAAVLGEVTLSYAGA
- a CDS encoding DUF2634 domain-containing protein, with amino-acid sequence MFTWNSRETIPADEVQRVPVFDFDAPDKRTGAFRLVDGTPAECTGAEAVRRWFALMLRQEPGGVPIYRFEGQQQPGVSRSVLGQRAPLGWAQAEIERNIRDTAAFCPAVAAVDSFVFTRLRRGMEVAFTVRLRTGEQTEVSAYVGG
- a CDS encoding CHAP domain-containing protein, with amino-acid sequence MADRADDHRVLLDSGGTLKDITPLVGDLTATDDLETLAVEVGFTLLVSPWDRYVPTGVLEPGSKLRIRNHGVDVWSGVVVTVGLDGSVTAYDRGWYLGKSQVVLQARAAPAAEVIRRACALAGIPAGSIDVPAQTITQIWAGDTPSDIIGDVLDACSAATGKTYHSFVRDGALQVETLGTTPITAYHKPADNVAAFDITWALGQVSGEDSITDMANAVKIVAGDDQTTYIGAQASNAASIAQYGYLQTVESVSEDPGAAQLEAMVRSLLAQSDRVAATRTVSEIWGSDAVKSGVVLQFNSPAFGIMGAHRVTRVVHHYGGAGHTMELELSALSQPRAVPQAADTVEVYGFPASIGAGSGTGTDSTGTGSASAFVQTAAGEIGYREGPGNQNKYGAWAGNDGVAWCAYFVCWCGAQADAPIPTNIGSVSGLRDWFSARGKYHTVASGYRPKTGDIMIQKTGASHTGIVESASGSQVQTIEGNCSDMVRRMTRSLSEIDGFCSPWD
- a CDS encoding phage portal protein, whose protein sequence is MAYQVIFSVNNNEEVFVLPHVPVDFPLPQPEQHSETYTGLSQDYRRIGTMGLRTLSWNSFFPVGRRYGFMPAEALEDGWAYVSFFERWRQRKVPFRMIVLDSQGVSRLNMACTVDTFEPSVKRNGDIAYSIAVTEYRFIQ
- a CDS encoding HK97 family phage prohead protease, encoding MAITPETRDYRTFEVRALPQEGGDGQKQCRVEGYAAVFDQETVLYEYDGIQYKEVIDRNAFSGAEMRDVVMNFNHGGKPVARTKNGTLSSSKRVVVKANATG
- a CDS encoding phage portal protein; the protein is MGLFEKLFHRPPPGGDMRAYFKTLTAYQPVYTTYRGGLYEMELTRAAIATFARHCSKLHLELVGDARPELKHVLGQQPNPWMDASKFLARLATIYMVQNNAFIVPVEDTAGRLVGYFPVLPQQSSIREVSGEPYLLYHFWGGQSAAIELSRAGILTQHQYEDDFFGSDNRPLTPTLQVMHTQDEGIINGIKNATTIRFLARITGNVKPKDIDAERKRFAADNLAGNDTGVMMFDNKYADVKQIESTALVVNPRQQELIRQSVFSYFGTNEKILTNTYTEDEWNAYYEGSIEPFAIQLSLVLTAMTFTPAEIAQGAGIIATANRLQYASNNTKLNIVTQLFDRGFLTHNMGLEIFNMPPVKDGDRYFIRKEYAEVSDVSKLNTEPKEDDDNGDHAGNP